The Quercus lobata isolate SW786 chromosome 4, ValleyOak3.0 Primary Assembly, whole genome shotgun sequence genome segment ACCGCACAAAATAAACATGtatagatgatttttttatttttttatttattattcatgaatcattatttcattgtttacttataaatatctaaattaaagttttgttaaaaaaatataaattaaaatagatgaatatgtaGAGATAAAActatatgaaaagttaaaactacTCAAAGTGAACGTTTAACCATTGGTAGATATGTGTTTTTTGAAGACTAAAAATTTGCTTGATTGCTTTACCTAGAACTATATAACTATGCAAATATTGTTGTAAATGGTTCCATCATTTGCAAATTATCAAGTTTGGTGGCCTTACGTGAACTCATGTTTtgtgacaactttttttttctttctttttgccgAAACAGCATAAGAATATTTAAACTTAAGTTATCACATGTGGTAACTGTAAAAACATGTTAgtgatatgaaaaatagaaaggtttaaatttttaaaaaagcatttttagtagattgtaatataaaacattttttttcctcaatacTTTATATAACTTTTCTCATAAGATCAATATTGTTGGcatcctttaaaaataatacataatatttttgagaagaagaagaagaagcagacgTGATGAtaacacataatataaaattattaagtttgcgtgatttaaatttgtggcaaaaaaaattaatatagtcATGATAAAGGTTTTTATCTGAATGATATCTAGTAGTCCATATTTTTTTAGTCTTGATTCAAAAATCCCATTCTCAATAGCCATATAAGACTACAAATTGCTCAATCTATAGACCTAGACACATTCAAAGAGTGctatctaaattataaattatatgaccTTTTATCACACAAGTATTTTGATTCTCCTAATGTATAGTAAAGGAAGGAAAGTGTATGTCTAgccattttcttgatttgtgtTGCATAAGTATGGAGGATGtgattgaatttaaatgttgaataaaataagataagaagaaaaaagagtaataataataataataatatatatatatatataacaataaacattaaattatccaagtcattttatgtaatataataacattatattattatagactatatgtataatgtagtaggataatatttaataatgaaagagaatagaaaagataacaacttaaaacataaaactaaattgcatcaacctaaagtagaattctaattaacacaaaaattcatcaacttaAGTAtgaatgcaataaaaaaaatgaaaaacaaattgagagagagagagagagaagtaactttttttgtgtgagaaaactatgtatagaatgaaaaagataacgtcaaatttatagtaatatgttaagaataagaagagtcaaaataaaggaagataaaagggTAGAGAATgaatgatattaaggtagaaagtagtggggagatgaagagataaaagggagggagagttttgaaaaattaataataaaaataatgattaaaaatattttaattgttaaatattgGATTTTTTAAGTCAccttattaaatgaaaaattgttttaaaaaataaataggaaaaattagaaataaataaaagataatggcGTCACTGTTGAGGTGGCTGAATCGGAACGCGTAAAACAATAAATGCACAGTTcggcttttagatatatatatatatatatatagataaataaaaaaggggtCTTCGTCTTCGAGACTTTCACGGAGTTCGTGTTGATTTGTtttgatgaacaaaaaaaaaggggtctaCGAGGAGTGCGTGTTGTTGCTCGTAAGTAAACTCTGAATTTGTTCtgttattttttgtatttacaatgttgttgttgttgttgttattatctatatatatatatatataaaaccgaagcttttgaagctcccacaattttccacgtcagcacatcatttaaaaaaaaaaaaaccaaaaaataagaaacttttttccacatcagcacatcatttaaaaaaaaaaaatcataaaccaaaaaataaaaaacttttctaaaacccaaaaaaatacttaaacGCAAAATCAGAGGAACCCTAAGCCTTTAACACGCTCTACCTTCTCcttcctccaaaacccaaaccacGCTTTGCCGTTCCCCCACACGCAAACACAACACCGCGTTCTTCTTCTCATCAGTCAgtcaaactcaaaactcaacACCATGACCCCAAaatccctcttcttcttctccaccaCCCTCGCTCTTCTCATCCTCCTCATACCCATCTCTGCCCAAATCtccgacccgaacccgaaacCGACCCAATCCCTATCCGCGGCCCACATTGAGCTCACCAACTATGGCTTCCCAGTCGGACTCTTACCCTCCTTAGTCCATGGCTACTCCATAAACAAGACCTCCGGCGACTTCTCCGTCGAGCTCGGCGGCGACTGCAAGATCACTCTCCCGCCGGACAACTACCTCGCCACCTATTCCAGGACAGTCAGGGGAAAGATCGTTTCGGGTAAGATCGTTGAGCTCGACGGGATTCGGGTCCGTGCGTTGTTCAGGTGGTGGTCCATCACCGGGATCCGATCCACCGGCGAAGACTTGGTGTTCGAGGTCGGCATGGTCAGCGCCAAGTACCCCTCCAAGAACTTCGACGAGAGCCCCGATTGCGAAGGTAAACACTCCTCTTCGTGAGTGAGCGAGTGAGGTATGAATTCAAATCCCAATTCAATTCGCTCttaattagggttttgaattgaTCAGAGAAATTCGAGACTAAAGTATGTGTTGTGCGTTATGATTAGTATTGAATTAACATCTCTGAGTGATAATTCTTAATTAgtaattattgatttaaaatataaaaattgattgaatCGAATTGTGCTCTATGTATCTCGATTATTCCTGAATATTCTGTATAGCACGagcaaaataaaatagttgctgtcttttttgattttgttttaattttagtttactAGGCATCTGTTTGTATCGAATATGTTCTTTTCCAGATTAATTCCCTCTAAGGTATTAGCCCAAACTGCCGACTCTTCCAAAGAAggtaattcttttctctctttacgATTAAATCCGTTAGCACAAATCGCATTAGATATCTGTGAAacgttttaacttttatttatttttactaattcgTTAATGTTTGAATTGCTTTTCAGTTTGATTAAAACTGCCGACTCTTCCAAAGAAGGTAATTCTTGAGGAAACActgtgggaaaccaaaaaaaaaaaaaaaatgattaaatccGTTAGTATGAATCGCAtctttatttttactaattcgTTAATGTTTGAATTGCTTTCAGTTTGATTATTGTtgatttcaattaatttacaCCTAAGGatttgttaaattattattattattttttaaattgatttctttCTCTGATTTCGTAGCTGATTGATATAAAGCTTCCAAAGTATTTTCACGATCAGACAAACTTAACCAAATTGAGCATCTGTTTGGGTGTGGAGGAAAAAAACAATGGAAGCACAATCAATTGTGAAGGTTCCTTTTAGATACCTTTGTTAATTTGCTTTGTTGATTTGCCAATTGTGAATTACTTTATGTTATTTCTACTAAGATTTTTCTAtggtattctattttatttcacTTTGTTGCGGGTTCTTGCATTTTTCTATGGACAGTCAAGTATTTACCTTTCCTTTATTATGTACAGCTCCAAACATTAATCGTGTATTGGACATAGCTCAAGAACACAGTGTGAGCAGCTACACGTTGCAGAGAAATCGAGGTATCCACAAGCCAGTCAAAGTTGATGACAGCCCTTCAATGATAGCTGAAAATGGTGTGAGTAGCTCCAGCTTGTGCGAGCATGAAAAAGGTGAGAATATTGCTTTGCTCCAAAAAAGCAACATTATCCTCCTCCATGACAATTCTCTAATTGACAGGCAATAAACTTTTCACACTGCCACTGATggtgaatttttcattttcactgTGCCTCAATACATATACTGGGCAAACTTCGTGATTAGGTTATcttattttgtaaattaatgGTAACATCTCTTGATTACAGTATTGCAGGCACTGCGGACCGCTCATGCAACAGCAGGATATATTAATGTTGTGATGCAGAGAGCTCCCAGGATCTCAGGCAGAGTTATTCAAGCACAGATGGATACAGCATTTACTAATTCTAAGATGCAGAGAATTCGTGGGAACTCAGGCACAGTTAAGGTGGAGAGAGATGGATTTCTCAGCAAGTCAGAAGACAAAGCTGGCAGAACTTTGATGATAGCAACAAGCATGGATCCTGATTTGTACAAGGCTATAACAGATAGGGACATTGatttaatccaaaaaagaagGCATGATATGGAACTTTCTCCTCTCTATGACAAAACCCCTGAATTGAATAC includes the following:
- the LOC115987902 gene encoding uncharacterized protein LOC115987902; amino-acid sequence: MTPKSLFFFSTTLALLILLIPISAQISDPNPKPTQSLSAAHIELTNYGFPVGLLPSLVHGYSINKTSGDFSVELGGDCKITLPPDNYLATYSRTVRGKIVSGKIVELDGIRVRALFRWWSITGIRSTGEDLVFEVGMVSAKYPSKNFDESPDCEGKHSSS